A genome region from Nocardia sp. NBC_01730 includes the following:
- a CDS encoding Acg family FMN-binding oxidoreductase, with protein sequence MNQLPTGETIEKAVLLAGRAPSLHNSQPWHWTFDGRVLRLFAVPERRLPAADTSGRQMLISCGIALNHLHAAMAAAGWRILVARFPDPNRRDHLANITFQPAQFVTDGDRARADAILRRHTDRLPFAAPPDWSDFESVLRTTFDPADAALDVLRDDSRPALARASEMSASLRRYDSEYHAELQWWTGHTVADTGVPREALISPEERQRVTVGRQFPTTTGAPRRTEITDDHSVILVLSTDSDTPDDLVRCGEVLSTVLLECILAGFATCPLTHLTEVPRSRAVVRELTGQTRLPQVLIRVGTAPESTQNGPATPRRPLAEILDMPKTTEQVT encoded by the coding sequence ATGAACCAGCTACCGACCGGGGAAACCATCGAGAAGGCCGTCCTGCTCGCGGGCCGGGCGCCGTCGCTACACAACAGTCAGCCTTGGCACTGGACATTCGACGGCCGAGTGCTACGCCTGTTCGCCGTGCCCGAGCGCAGGCTCCCGGCGGCGGATACCTCCGGCAGGCAGATGCTGATCAGCTGCGGTATCGCCTTGAATCATCTGCACGCAGCCATGGCCGCGGCCGGCTGGCGGATCCTCGTCGCCCGCTTCCCCGACCCCAACCGCCGCGATCACCTGGCCAACATCACCTTCCAACCGGCCCAGTTCGTGACCGACGGCGACCGCGCTCGCGCCGACGCCATACTGCGGCGGCACACCGATCGGCTGCCATTCGCGGCGCCGCCCGACTGGTCTGACTTCGAATCCGTGCTGCGGACCACCTTCGATCCGGCCGACGCAGCCCTCGACGTCTTGCGGGACGACAGCCGACCCGCGCTGGCCCGCGCCTCGGAGATGTCCGCGTCTCTGCGCCGCTACGACTCCGAGTACCACGCCGAATTACAGTGGTGGACCGGACACACCGTCGCCGATACCGGTGTCCCCAGGGAAGCCCTGATCTCACCGGAGGAACGGCAGCGAGTGACCGTAGGCCGCCAGTTCCCCACGACCACCGGAGCGCCCCGGCGCACCGAAATCACCGACGACCACTCGGTGATTCTCGTCCTGTCCACCGACAGCGACACCCCGGACGATTTGGTGCGCTGCGGCGAGGTGCTGTCCACGGTGCTGCTCGAATGCATACTCGCGGGCTTCGCGACATGTCCCCTGACCCACCTGACCGAAGTACCACGCAGCCGCGCCGTCGTCCGCGAACTGACCGGACAGACCCGCCTGCCGCAGGTCCTGATCCGGGTCGGCACCGCACCCGAATCCACACAGAACGGTCCAGCCACACCGCGTCGCCCGCTCGCCGAAATACTCGACATGCCCAAAACCACCGAACAGGTGACATGA
- a CDS encoding ABC transporter permease produces MTVASSLRAPLSGVVSGAATLLWFALRRERFALPCWVLGTAALLAFQSIGSQRFYNTPEKLAQLRQTMSASAATIAMGGPSRLLDTIGGEIVFEIFAYLAVVVALMNMFLVGRHTRLDEETGRAELIRSAQVGRRSPTIAALALAGLADIAVVLVVFATGVGTGLPTGGSLLLGVAAGGVGVTFAAVTAVAAQVFENPRSVYGSVTLGLAAAYVARAIGDVGTGAASWTSPIGWGQRTYPFVVDRWWPVLLFAAATVALTAVAFMLLDRRDFGAGLLPYGKGRASASWALSSPVGLAWRLQRGSLIGWAVGVFALGAAFGSFADSIEDYLADNPEIAAYLPGGVGAAVDSYLALTVSIAALLASAYGITSALQARSEETAGRAESVLAAPVSRHAWLASHLGIALIGSTFVLAAGGFGHGLAYGVTIADAGQSLRMTGVALVYSPAVWLVVTVAALGFGWLPRAAVAVAWAVFAYCAVAVLFAAPFDLPDWFDDASPFTHIPRVPLETVSAAPILVITALATAGLGVGFAGFRRRDAGY; encoded by the coding sequence GTGACTGTCGCGTCGAGTCTGCGAGCCCCGCTGAGCGGGGTCGTCTCCGGGGCGGCCACACTGCTGTGGTTCGCGCTGCGGCGCGAGCGATTCGCCCTGCCGTGCTGGGTGCTGGGCACCGCCGCGCTGTTGGCATTCCAGTCCATCGGCAGCCAGCGGTTCTACAACACCCCGGAGAAACTGGCCCAGCTCCGCCAGACGATGAGCGCCAGCGCGGCCACCATCGCCATGGGCGGGCCTAGCAGGCTGCTGGACACGATCGGCGGCGAGATCGTCTTCGAGATCTTCGCCTACCTCGCGGTCGTGGTCGCCCTGATGAACATGTTCCTGGTGGGTCGGCACACCCGCTTGGACGAGGAGACCGGGCGGGCGGAGCTGATCCGCTCGGCGCAGGTCGGTCGCCGGTCGCCGACGATCGCGGCGCTGGCGCTGGCCGGGCTGGCCGACATCGCCGTTGTGCTGGTGGTTTTCGCCACCGGCGTGGGTACCGGCCTGCCGACCGGCGGGTCGCTGCTGCTCGGGGTCGCGGCGGGTGGGGTCGGTGTGACCTTCGCTGCGGTCACCGCGGTCGCCGCGCAGGTGTTCGAGAATCCGCGCAGCGTCTACGGTTCGGTCACCTTGGGCCTCGCCGCGGCCTACGTTGCGCGCGCCATCGGCGATGTCGGTACCGGGGCCGCCTCCTGGACATCACCGATCGGCTGGGGACAGCGAACCTACCCGTTCGTCGTCGACCGCTGGTGGCCGGTACTGCTGTTTGCCGCCGCGACCGTCGCGCTCACCGCCGTCGCCTTCATGCTGCTTGATCGGCGGGACTTCGGCGCCGGCCTGCTGCCGTATGGAAAGGGACGGGCCAGTGCGTCGTGGGCGCTGAGCTCACCCGTGGGATTGGCCTGGCGGCTGCAGCGCGGCTCGCTGATCGGCTGGGCTGTCGGCGTGTTCGCGCTCGGCGCGGCGTTCGGCTCGTTCGCCGATAGCATCGAGGACTATTTAGCCGACAACCCTGAGATCGCCGCCTATCTGCCCGGCGGCGTGGGCGCTGCAGTGGACTCATATCTGGCTCTCACGGTGTCGATCGCCGCGCTGCTCGCCTCCGCCTACGGCATCACCAGTGCCCTGCAGGCCCGCAGCGAGGAGACCGCGGGCCGAGCCGAATCGGTCCTGGCCGCACCTGTCAGCCGGCATGCCTGGCTGGCCAGCCACCTCGGCATAGCCTTGATCGGATCCACATTCGTGCTGGCTGCCGGAGGTTTCGGTCATGGGCTGGCCTATGGGGTGACGATCGCCGATGCGGGCCAGTCACTGCGTATGACCGGGGTGGCGCTTGTCTATTCACCCGCCGTCTGGCTGGTCGTCACCGTCGCAGCGCTCGGGTTCGGCTGGTTACCCAGGGCCGCTGTCGCGGTGGCATGGGCGGTGTTCGCCTATTGCGCCGTTGCTGTCCTTTTCGCGGCACCCTTCGATCTGCCTGATTGGTTCGACGATGCCTCTCCATTCACGCACATTCCGCGGGTGCCGCTCGAAACGGTCTCCGCCGCACCGATACTCGTCATCACCGCACTGGCGACAGCCGGACTAGGGGTGGGATTCGCCGGATTCCGCCGCCGCGACGCCGGATACTAA
- a CDS encoding ABC transporter ATP-binding protein, giving the protein MTDPAISIIGLTKSFGTARALDELDLIVRTGEVHGFLGPNGSGKTTTIRILLGLLRADSGMVRMLGGDPWFDAVALHARLAYVPGEVILWPGITGGEVIDLMGRLRGGVDRRRRDELLERFELDPRQKARAYSKGNRQKVALVAALASNAELLLLDEPTVGLDPLKEAEFQRCIEESQNVGRTVLLSSHILAEVEALCDRVSIIRRGRTVESGTLSELRHLTRTAITVETVRPPTDLDAAVGVHDLVQDGTRARFDVDTTHLDTVLRILCDLGVRSLTSTPPTLEDIFLRHYGAEPAHADEEMS; this is encoded by the coding sequence GTGACCGATCCCGCCATCTCGATCATCGGTTTGACGAAATCGTTCGGTACGGCGCGGGCCCTGGATGAGCTGGATCTCATCGTGCGGACCGGTGAGGTCCACGGCTTTCTCGGCCCCAACGGTTCGGGCAAGACGACGACGATCCGGATCCTGCTGGGGCTACTGCGCGCGGATTCCGGCATGGTGCGCATGCTCGGCGGCGACCCGTGGTTCGACGCGGTCGCGCTGCATGCACGGTTGGCGTATGTGCCGGGGGAGGTTATTCTCTGGCCCGGGATCACCGGTGGTGAGGTGATCGACCTGATGGGGCGGCTGCGCGGCGGTGTAGACCGGCGTCGCCGTGACGAACTGCTGGAACGGTTCGAGCTCGACCCACGGCAGAAGGCGCGTGCCTATTCGAAGGGCAACCGGCAGAAAGTCGCACTCGTCGCCGCACTGGCCTCGAACGCGGAACTGCTGCTGCTCGACGAGCCCACCGTCGGCCTCGACCCGCTGAAGGAAGCCGAATTCCAGCGCTGTATCGAGGAATCGCAGAACGTCGGCCGGACCGTGCTGCTGTCCAGTCATATCCTCGCCGAGGTGGAAGCGTTGTGCGACCGGGTGAGCATCATCCGGCGCGGGCGGACTGTGGAGAGCGGCACCCTGTCCGAGCTGCGGCATCTGACCCGAACCGCGATCACGGTGGAAACCGTTCGCCCGCCCACGGATCTGGACGCCGCGGTTGGCGTGCACGACCTCGTCCAGGACGGTACGAGGGCCCGATTCGATGTCGATACCACCCATCTGGACACGGTCCTGCGGATACTTTGCGACCTCGGCGTGCGCAGTCTCACCAGCACACCACCCACCCTGGAGGACATATTTCTGCGCCACTACGGTGCCGAACCTGCCCATGCGGACGAGGAGATGTCGTGA
- a CDS encoding DUF1918 domain-containing protein: protein MYAKTGDWLIVEGRSVGGTVRHGLIEEVHGREGAPPYLVHWTDTGHRALTFPGPDAHVVTNDELRAQEVIAAAHFSSKHYRPSQRSTESAGA, encoded by the coding sequence GTGTATGCAAAAACAGGGGACTGGCTGATTGTCGAGGGCCGCAGTGTCGGCGGTACGGTCCGGCACGGTCTCATCGAGGAGGTACACGGGAGGGAGGGGGCACCGCCCTACCTGGTGCACTGGACCGACACGGGGCACCGGGCGCTCACCTTCCCCGGTCCGGACGCACACGTGGTCACCAACGATGAGCTGCGCGCGCAGGAAGTCATCGCGGCGGCCCACTTCTCCTCAAAGCACTACCGGCCGAGTCAGCGCTCCACCGAGTCCGCCGGAGCCTGA
- a CDS encoding phosphoribosyltransferase family protein has translation MLFDDRRDAGHRLAARLEYLRDEDVVVVGLPRGGVPVAYEVARALGAPLDVIVIRKLGVPHQPELAFGAIGEDDVLVTNDVVVAHARLARADMANVERHEREELSRRAGRLRRTHPRVPLSGRTVVIVDDGIATGATACAACQVAWAHGARSVVLAVPVAPRDTMSVLADEADEVICLEVPVWFGAVGCWYRRFDQVSDAEVVELLRRAAGDLPERQPAPAGDPPLRDDEVRVIAGKAELAGHLTIPESPIGMVVFAHGSGSSRHSPRNRYVAGVLNRAGLGTLLVDLLTSDEEIHRAQVFDIELLSQRLLDVTGWLTRQEEIFGLRIGYFGASTGAAAALRAAVDPKVEIAAVVSRGGRPDLAGADLAAVRAPTLLIVGGDDHVVLELNRLAAQEMSCETALAVVPGATHVFAEPGALEKVAELARDWLVNQLASMPVDDRTDSRTGTRS, from the coding sequence ATGCTTTTCGATGATCGCCGCGACGCCGGCCACCGGCTGGCGGCGCGGTTGGAATATCTCCGGGACGAGGATGTTGTCGTGGTCGGCCTGCCGCGCGGCGGTGTACCCGTCGCCTACGAGGTCGCGCGGGCGCTGGGAGCGCCGCTGGATGTGATCGTGATTCGCAAACTCGGCGTCCCACATCAGCCAGAGCTCGCGTTCGGCGCGATCGGCGAGGACGACGTCCTGGTGACCAACGATGTCGTCGTCGCGCACGCACGACTCGCCCGCGCGGATATGGCGAACGTGGAACGCCATGAGCGCGAAGAACTCTCGCGGCGGGCGGGGCGGTTGCGGCGCACGCACCCGCGTGTCCCGCTGTCAGGCCGCACCGTGGTCATCGTCGACGACGGCATCGCCACCGGCGCGACCGCCTGCGCAGCCTGCCAGGTCGCGTGGGCACACGGCGCGCGGAGCGTTGTGCTGGCCGTTCCGGTGGCGCCCCGTGACACGATGTCGGTGCTGGCGGACGAAGCCGACGAGGTGATCTGCCTCGAGGTGCCTGTGTGGTTCGGCGCCGTCGGCTGCTGGTATCGCCGTTTCGACCAGGTCTCCGACGCCGAGGTCGTCGAGCTGCTGCGTCGGGCCGCCGGAGATCTGCCGGAACGACAGCCGGCTCCTGCAGGTGATCCGCCGCTGCGGGACGATGAGGTGCGAGTGATCGCCGGAAAGGCTGAACTGGCCGGGCATCTCACCATTCCGGAGAGTCCGATCGGAATGGTGGTATTCGCACACGGCAGCGGCAGCAGCCGCCACAGCCCTCGCAACCGATATGTGGCTGGGGTGCTGAACCGAGCGGGGCTGGGCACGCTGCTTGTCGATCTGCTCACTTCGGACGAGGAGATCCATCGGGCCCAGGTTTTCGATATCGAACTGCTGTCGCAGCGGCTGCTCGACGTCACCGGCTGGTTGACCCGCCAGGAAGAGATCTTCGGTCTGCGGATCGGGTACTTCGGGGCCAGCACGGGTGCCGCTGCGGCACTTCGGGCGGCGGTCGACCCGAAGGTGGAAATCGCCGCGGTGGTGTCTCGGGGCGGCCGGCCGGATCTGGCCGGTGCCGACCTCGCCGCGGTGCGGGCTCCGACCCTGCTGATCGTCGGCGGCGACGACCATGTCGTGCTGGAGCTGAACCGCCTTGCGGCGCAAGAGATGTCGTGTGAGACCGCCCTGGCGGTGGTGCCCGGCGCCACCCACGTGTTCGCCGAGCCGGGCGCGTTGGAGAAGGTCGCCGAACTCGCCCGCGACTGGTTGGTGAACCAGCTGGCATCCATGCCGGTCGACGACCGCACCGACTCGAGAACGGGCACACGGTCGTGA
- a CDS encoding wax ester/triacylglycerol synthase domain-containing protein: protein MSPRESHMSQSDLFSWKMERDPALRSTIVSVLTLDTDPDWDRLVRTIDRGTRIVPKLRDRLVTAPFGLAPPRWTPDSDFDLSWHLRRAALPEPANLSAVLEFARTEAMTAFDPVRPLWRSTLLSGLDGAGGALVLTVHHSLTDGIGGIQIATEVLDFDRAGTDRSHPPEPPPDRDGGLRDTVAWNWSVGSDLLRSGITAAPPTVWRAFTHPVRAVHDGAALATSLVRLVEPATTTLSPVMTERGLGRRLAVLDIPVARLRGAAHAVGCSMNDAFLTAVLIGLRTYHDRHGSQVDHLRLTMPISLRAADDPLGGNRITLARLILPVDIAGPMDLMRAVNAVVGSWRREPAIPLSGTVAAALNRLPVGLLTGMLKHVDFVASDVPGSPIPLYLAGARIDRMYAFAPTLGTAFNVTLTSHAGTCNIGINADTAAIPDLAILADCLGTGFHIVAHLGG, encoded by the coding sequence ATGAGCCCACGCGAATCCCACATGTCGCAGTCGGACCTGTTCTCCTGGAAAATGGAACGGGATCCAGCCCTGCGCTCGACAATCGTCTCGGTCCTGACACTGGATACCGATCCGGACTGGGATCGCCTGGTACGCACGATCGATCGCGGCACTCGGATCGTGCCGAAGTTGCGGGATCGGCTGGTCACCGCGCCCTTCGGGCTCGCCCCGCCCCGGTGGACACCTGATTCGGATTTCGATCTGTCCTGGCATCTACGACGTGCCGCGCTACCGGAACCGGCGAACCTGTCCGCGGTACTCGAGTTCGCTCGTACCGAGGCGATGACCGCGTTCGATCCCGTCCGGCCGCTGTGGCGGTCGACGTTGCTGAGCGGTTTGGACGGTGCCGGCGGCGCGCTGGTGCTAACTGTGCACCACAGCCTCACCGACGGAATCGGCGGCATTCAGATCGCCACTGAGGTCCTCGACTTCGATCGTGCGGGAACCGATCGCAGCCATCCGCCCGAACCGCCGCCCGACCGTGATGGCGGGCTGCGGGACACCGTGGCGTGGAACTGGTCCGTCGGCTCAGATCTCCTCCGCAGCGGTATCACCGCAGCACCGCCGACCGTGTGGCGCGCTTTCACCCACCCGGTTCGGGCGGTACACGACGGCGCCGCGCTGGCAACCTCGCTGGTTCGCCTGGTCGAGCCCGCTACCACGACACTGTCACCGGTGATGACAGAGCGCGGTCTCGGTCGCCGTTTAGCGGTGCTCGACATTCCCGTCGCGCGACTGCGCGGCGCCGCGCACGCCGTGGGATGCTCGATGAACGATGCCTTCCTGACTGCCGTTCTTATCGGACTACGCACCTATCACGACCGGCACGGGTCACAGGTCGACCATCTGCGGTTGACCATGCCGATCAGTCTTCGCGCGGCCGACGATCCACTTGGCGGCAATCGAATCACGCTGGCCCGCTTAATACTACCCGTCGACATCGCCGGGCCGATGGACCTGATGCGCGCCGTGAACGCCGTGGTCGGCAGTTGGCGCCGCGAACCGGCCATACCCCTGTCCGGCACCGTCGCGGCCGCGCTCAATCGGTTGCCGGTCGGACTGCTCACTGGCATGCTCAAACATGTCGACTTCGTTGCCTCCGATGTCCCTGGTTCCCCGATACCGCTCTATCTCGCCGGTGCCCGGATCGACCGGATGTACGCTTTCGCTCCCACCCTCGGTACGGCTTTCAACGTGACACTGACCTCGCATGCCGGAACCTGCAACATCGGCATCAACGCGGACACTGCCGCCATCCCGGACCTCGCGATCCTGGCCGATTGTCTCGGCACAGGTTTCCACATCGTGGCCCACCTCGGCGGTTGA
- a CDS encoding universal stress protein, whose product MTSRFSEEDTVAERIASPSEPFSPPIVVAVDGSATACHAVAWAAVDAGLHCCRLHIVTSVSIPTGYGPGVALTDADTEWLCKDGERVLTEANGVARVAAYGEALDITTELVFDPIIPYLITRSRQARMVVVGSRGLGAIRRGLLGSVSTAVTRHAHCPVTVVHSTSATDALSSVKPVLVGVDGTENSVPAVEVAFEEASRRKVSIMALHAWSDQTSGLDVGISGWDVIHDTEDAVLAESLAGYTERYPDVSVTRVLLRDRPVRCLLDESERAQLVVVGSHGRGGFAGILLGSTSNALLQSVECPIIVVRQR is encoded by the coding sequence ATGACATCCCGATTCAGCGAAGAGGACACCGTAGCCGAGCGCATCGCATCACCCTCGGAGCCGTTCAGTCCGCCGATCGTGGTCGCCGTCGACGGCTCGGCGACTGCCTGTCACGCGGTGGCGTGGGCAGCGGTGGACGCCGGGCTGCACTGCTGCCGGCTGCACATCGTCACCTCCGTCTCCATCCCAACCGGTTATGGTCCCGGGGTAGCGCTGACCGATGCCGACACGGAATGGCTGTGCAAGGACGGCGAACGCGTCCTGACCGAGGCCAACGGAGTCGCTCGGGTGGCCGCCTACGGCGAGGCACTGGACATCACCACCGAGTTGGTCTTCGATCCGATCATCCCGTACCTGATCACCCGATCACGTCAGGCCCGGATGGTCGTCGTCGGTAGCCGCGGCCTGGGTGCGATCCGGCGCGGGTTGCTGGGTTCGGTGAGCACAGCCGTCACCCGGCACGCGCACTGTCCTGTCACCGTGGTGCATTCGACGTCAGCGACCGATGCGCTGTCGTCGGTCAAACCGGTGCTGGTCGGGGTCGACGGCACCGAGAACAGTGTGCCGGCCGTCGAGGTCGCCTTCGAAGAGGCGTCGCGGCGCAAGGTTTCGATCATGGCCCTGCACGCGTGGAGTGACCAGACGAGCGGACTCGATGTCGGCATCTCCGGCTGGGACGTCATTCACGACACCGAAGACGCAGTACTGGCCGAGAGCCTCGCTGGGTACACGGAACGCTATCCGGATGTATCGGTGACACGGGTTCTGTTACGCGACCGGCCTGTCCGCTGCCTGCTCGATGAATCGGAGCGTGCCCAGCTGGTGGTCGTGGGCAGCCACGGGCGCGGCGGATTCGCCGGAATACTGCTCGGCTCCACAAGCAACGCGCTGCTTCAGTCGGTCGAGTGCCCGATCATCGTGGTCCGTCAGCGCTGA
- a CDS encoding Rv1733c family protein, with protein MIQVSRYPLLPVRLWRSRPWSSSPLMRVSDRIEALVRIVAVVVILIAVPVAGAVGTAAYTWAAERIRAENATKVVVPATVIAKPERIVTLGGHGMSEERFEAALRWDRGGRSGAATMEVPEAVAQGDEVPVWLGADGKPTAPPRQSGAAAVDAMNAGLALLVGIWVGALALVSCTVRLLSTRHDAGWDREWRQISRSIGKEFQ; from the coding sequence GTGATTCAGGTGTCGCGATACCCACTGCTGCCGGTCAGACTGTGGCGGAGCCGGCCATGGAGTTCCAGTCCGCTGATGCGCGTGTCGGATCGGATAGAGGCGCTGGTACGGATCGTGGCGGTCGTGGTCATACTCATCGCCGTGCCTGTCGCGGGAGCAGTCGGAACGGCTGCCTACACCTGGGCTGCGGAACGGATCCGAGCCGAGAACGCGACAAAAGTCGTAGTGCCGGCGACCGTGATCGCGAAGCCAGAGCGAATCGTGACCCTGGGCGGGCACGGGATGAGCGAGGAGCGGTTCGAAGCAGCTCTGCGATGGGACCGGGGCGGCCGCTCCGGCGCGGCGACCATGGAGGTCCCCGAGGCGGTGGCGCAGGGTGATGAGGTGCCGGTGTGGCTCGGCGCGGACGGCAAGCCGACCGCACCACCGCGGCAGTCCGGCGCTGCCGCCGTCGACGCGATGAATGCAGGTCTGGCACTTCTAGTCGGAATCTGGGTCGGTGCACTGGCACTGGTCTCCTGCACGGTCCGACTGCTGAGCACCCGCCACGACGCAGGGTGGGACAGGGAATGGCGACAGATCAGTCGTTCGATCGGAAAGGAATTCCAATGA
- a CDS encoding SHOCT domain-containing protein, with protein sequence MGIGMLLFWGLLIAGVVLLVRLALPADRTPRHPAPPAPEWLLQERFARGEIDEKEFASRLATLRRHVGPQA encoded by the coding sequence ATGGGGATCGGAATGCTGCTGTTCTGGGGGCTGCTGATCGCGGGCGTCGTCCTGCTGGTCCGGCTCGCGCTGCCCGCCGACCGCACCCCACGCCACCCCGCGCCGCCGGCCCCCGAATGGCTCCTCCAGGAGCGTTTCGCGCGTGGCGAGATCGACGAAAAGGAGTTCGCCAGCCGGCTGGCCACGCTGCGCAGACATGTCGGCCCGCAGGCATAA
- a CDS encoding heavy metal translocating P-type ATPase: protein MSTIGVLGVAGLVARPFNANAAEVTWLAATVVALVPAAIWVLRDLRRGRYGADLLALIALVGAAAVGEYFAGALIALMVATGRVLDAYAGRRAGRDLSALLQRAPAQAHRRRRDRIETVAATEIGRGDTVVVLSGETVPVDGTLTTAGVFDESALTGESIPMVHRAGAQVRSGVVNAGATADIRAGATVENSTYAGIVALAEQAAAETAPVARLADRVAVWFLPLALVVAGAAWVLARDPVRAVAVVVTATPCPLLLAVPVAITAGMSRMARAGVVVKNGAALEILGRTRSLAMDKTGTVTVGRPEVIDILTAPDIDADQALCRAAAVEQFSPHVLARAVTRAAELHGLAPATAERVSEEPGQGATGTVDGHRVRVGRLPAHTEPAPWAEAVLRRARLDLAGVIWVSIDGVPVAALLVRDRLRDDAARTMRRLRAAGLSRLLLLTGDRVDNATEVARMLGLTEVLADADPADKIAAIRAERHHGVTTMVGDGVNDAPALAAADIGIALGSRGSTAAVQAADAVIVDDRIDRLADAVDIAQRARRLAVQSAVAGMTLSLLAMIAAAFGLLEPAAGALVQEGIDVAVIMNAMRALRIGHGRRTAAIDPLVARFAREHDRLRAARASVRHAADSLASGPGPNADTAVQHALELLIERVLPHEHAEESQLYPALTDYLRDPEAMVTMSREHTEIERLVDRIRRHVDDSPNGIREDQIDDLRATLYGLDAILTLHFAQEDEALFTLGHTPIDSAVDAR from the coding sequence ATGTCGACGATCGGCGTACTCGGCGTAGCCGGGCTGGTGGCGCGTCCGTTCAACGCGAACGCCGCCGAAGTAACGTGGCTCGCCGCTACCGTCGTCGCACTCGTCCCGGCCGCGATCTGGGTGCTACGCGATCTTCGGCGGGGCCGATATGGCGCCGATCTCCTGGCTTTGATCGCGCTGGTCGGCGCAGCCGCGGTCGGTGAGTACTTCGCTGGTGCGCTGATCGCCCTGATGGTGGCCACCGGCAGGGTGTTGGACGCGTACGCGGGCAGGCGGGCTGGACGCGACCTGTCCGCGCTGCTGCAACGTGCCCCGGCCCAGGCACACCGGCGGCGGCGGGACAGGATCGAGACCGTCGCGGCCACCGAGATCGGGCGCGGCGACACCGTGGTCGTGCTATCGGGCGAGACCGTTCCAGTCGACGGAACACTGACGACAGCGGGTGTATTCGACGAATCGGCGTTGACCGGGGAATCCATACCGATGGTTCACCGCGCGGGTGCCCAGGTGCGCAGCGGAGTGGTCAACGCTGGTGCGACGGCGGACATCAGAGCTGGCGCCACGGTCGAGAACAGCACCTATGCTGGCATCGTCGCGCTGGCCGAGCAGGCGGCCGCCGAGACGGCTCCGGTGGCGCGGTTGGCCGATCGGGTGGCGGTGTGGTTCCTTCCTCTCGCGTTGGTCGTCGCGGGCGCGGCCTGGGTGCTGGCTCGGGATCCGGTGCGTGCGGTCGCTGTCGTCGTCACCGCTACTCCGTGCCCGCTGCTGCTGGCGGTGCCGGTAGCCATCACGGCGGGAATGTCGCGCATGGCCAGGGCCGGCGTGGTGGTCAAGAATGGCGCCGCGCTCGAAATTCTCGGGCGCACACGATCTCTGGCGATGGACAAGACCGGCACTGTCACCGTCGGGCGTCCGGAGGTGATCGACATTCTGACCGCGCCGGACATCGACGCGGATCAGGCGCTGTGCCGGGCGGCCGCCGTCGAGCAGTTCTCGCCACACGTGCTCGCTCGCGCGGTAACTCGGGCCGCCGAGCTGCACGGGCTGGCACCCGCTACAGCGGAACGGGTTTCGGAAGAACCCGGCCAGGGCGCGACCGGTACGGTCGACGGGCATCGGGTGCGAGTCGGGCGGCTGCCCGCGCACACCGAGCCTGCGCCGTGGGCCGAGGCGGTGCTGCGGCGAGCCAGGCTCGACCTCGCGGGCGTGATCTGGGTTTCGATCGACGGAGTGCCCGTCGCTGCGCTGCTGGTGCGTGATCGCCTGCGGGACGACGCCGCCCGCACCATGCGCCGGTTGCGAGCAGCAGGGCTGTCGCGGCTGCTGCTGCTCACCGGAGACCGGGTGGACAATGCCACCGAGGTGGCGCGGATGCTGGGTCTCACCGAGGTGCTCGCCGACGCAGACCCCGCCGACAAGATCGCCGCCATTCGCGCCGAACGCCACCATGGCGTGACCACGATGGTCGGGGACGGGGTGAACGACGCGCCCGCACTGGCCGCCGCGGACATCGGCATCGCGCTGGGTTCGCGCGGGTCGACCGCCGCGGTTCAAGCGGCCGACGCGGTGATCGTGGACGATCGCATCGATCGGCTGGCCGACGCTGTCGACATCGCGCAGCGCGCACGTCGGCTGGCCGTGCAGAGTGCGGTCGCAGGCATGACGCTGTCACTGCTGGCAATGATCGCCGCCGCTTTCGGTCTGCTCGAGCCCGCCGCGGGTGCACTGGTGCAGGAAGGTATCGACGTCGCGGTGATCATGAACGCGATGCGGGCCCTGCGGATCGGGCACGGTCGCCGTACTGCCGCGATTGATCCGCTGGTGGCGCGGTTCGCCCGCGAGCACGACAGGCTGCGGGCCGCGCGCGCCTCGGTCCGGCACGCCGCCGACTCGTTGGCATCCGGTCCCGGCCCGAATGCCGACACCGCGGTTCAGCACGCGCTGGAGCTGCTTATCGAGCGCGTGCTGCCGCACGAGCATGCCGAGGAGTCTCAACTGTATCCCGCGCTGACCGACTACCTGCGGGACCCGGAAGCGATGGTGACGATGAGCCGCGAACACACCGAAATAGAGCGGCTGGTCGACCGGATCCGCCGCCACGTGGACGATTCCCCCAACGGCATCCGCGAGGATCAGATCGATGATCTGCGTGCGACGCTGTACGGCCTGGACGCGATTCTCACCCTGCACTTCGCGCAGGAAGACGAGGCGTTGTTCACCTTGGGGCACACACCGATCGACAGCGCTGTGGATGCACGATGA